In the genome of Arachis stenosperma cultivar V10309 chromosome 2, arast.V10309.gnm1.PFL2, whole genome shotgun sequence, the window AGCATAGCATCAAAGCTGAATTGCTTGAGAGTTTTATCCTTTTATGAACTTGATGTATTGCCTGATTTAATAGGTTCATTGATTCATCTACACTATTTGAATCTCTCTTGGACCAATATTAAGACATTGCCCGAGTCCTTATGTAACTTGTACAGTCTACAAACATTAAAGTTGTGTGAATGTATTAAGTTGACCATGTTGCCTAGGGGCATGCATAAGCTTGTGAATTTAAGGCATCTTGATGTTAGAAAAACTCCTTTGAAAGAAATGCCGGGAGGAATAAGCAAATTGAAAGAGTTGCAATTCTTAAGTGATTTTGTTGTGGGCAGACAAGAAGAGAATGGAATCCGAGAATTAGGAGGGCTTTCAAATCTTCACGGATCACTTGGGATTCAGAAATTGGAGAATGTGGTTGATGCCAATCAGGCAAGGAGTGCAGGGATAGATAAGAAGCATATTGACGAGTTATTGTTGAAATGGTCTTCAGACGATGATATGGTTTTAATAAATGCACAAACTGAAATACAAATACTTGACAGCTTAAAACCTCACAACGGCTTGAAAGAGTTGAGAATATGGGGATACAAGGGTCCAATATTTCCAGATTGGTTGGGGCACTGTTACTACGAAAACATGACAAGTGTATCTCTGTTAGATTGCAAGAATTGCTTCATGCTGCCTTCACTTGGACACCTGCCTTCTCTAAAGTCCCTCCGCATTCAAGGTTTTGATCAGCTGAGGAGTATTGGCGAGGAGTTTTACAAGAATGAAGCACCGTTTCCCTCACTGGAGACTTTGGAGTTATATAACATGCCATGGTGGGAGGAGTGGCACTTTCCTGGCTCAGAAACTTTTCCTCGACTCCGGAAGCTTCAATTAAGAAATTGTCCAATGTTAAAGGGAAAAATGCTTAATGCCGTATTCTGGGGAATCGTTTTGAAAGTTCCAGAAGGACGGAGAGAGATGATACTTAACAGCGATACTTTTTCAATTAAGGCAATGAGCATCAACAATCTAAGTTACCTCCAAGAAATACACATCTCAAGGTGTCGGTCTCCTTTATCCTTTCCGGACAATTGTTTGCCCAAATCTTTGCAAAAGCTGACAATCATGGATTCCAGAATGCTGGAATTTCCGCAGCAACAGCCACAGATCAAGCATGATTTGGTAGAGCTACAAATACAAGACAGCTGCGATTCACTCACCTCGCTATCATTGGATTCCTTTCCCAAACTCAAGAATCTTGAGATATCCTTGTGTCGGAATCTGGAATCAGTTTCAATGTCAGATACACCACACGCTTCTCTTCAACGTCTCACCATCAATGGATGCCACAAATTAGTGTCATTTGCAGGAGAAGGACTGGCTGCACCCAACTTGACTCATCTCAGCGTCACATATTGCGACAAGTTGGAGGCATTTCCGAGTCACAAGAATGCTTTTCCAAGTTTACATTCTCTCTGCATACAAGCTTGCCAGAAAATGTGTAAGGTGCCAGAGGGTGGTTTGCCGCCTAACTTGAAAGAACTTGTTGTGGAAGGTAGCGACGAATTAATGAAAGATCTATCATGGATGGCCAACTTGGTCGCCCTCACTGAGCTTACTTTGGATTTTTGTTGCGTGAGGTCATGCACACAGGTTGGGTTGCTGCCTCAGCTTCCCTCCCTTACCAGTTTGCACCTCTGTTACTTTCAAAATCTGGAGACTTTGGAGTGCAACAAGCTTTTTTGCCTCACTTCGCTCCAACAATTACACATTTCATACTGTCCAAAGCTGGAGAACATGGAAGGAGAAGAGTTGCCTCCCTCTCTCTTGCTACTCACAATTGAAGACTGTGGTTTGCTGGGAGAACACTGCAAGAACAAGCATCAACtaatttggcccaaaattgccCACATCCCCACCATTCAAGTCAATGGCCAACAAATTTCCTGAGTAGAGAACACTGATCAGGTATTTCTCTAATCTTTCATGTTTGTCATTACCATAATTAAATTCATACATGCATAAGTGATACTTATTAACCATCATATCatatttttctataaaattgCATTTAAATAGGAACATAAGAATTAATTGCCatgaattaaaatttcaaagagAGGGAATATCTTTTCTTGAGCATCCAtcatttaagaatttttttttaagatgtATGGATGAATCAGATTTAATGTTGTGACCATCTTCTCTACATTCCCAAGTGCAGCAAACACTTTTTGGAGCAAGCGCTTTTTGGAGTTCCTCTCTACATTCCCATTATCATCAAGTGAATGATCGGATGGTCAAATATTCTTTTGTTCAAATGGAGATTCTTCACTCCTAATGCTTCAAGTAGAACTGCTGGAAAAACTGTCATTTCTTTCATTTTGTTGATGTGTGTCTGTCCTTGCATAAGAGTTGTGTATGTATGCTTATTAGTACTTCTAAGTTTTGAGACATCTTCGTAGCTTTGATTTGGATAATAGTTACCTTCCTGTGGGTTTTTTTTATCTCTCACCTTGAGAGGTTTTTTCCCACATTAAACTTTGGTGTGACTATATTATGTTTGGGTGCTTCTATATTATGCCTTTGTCAGGTCTATTCCTTCTCACTATTCTTAGAGTGAAGTCAAATGTAATTAAGTATATTGCCTATGAACCATAAATATATAGGATTCACAAGATTAGAAGGTTAAGAAAATTATATTAAGTCAAAAATTAAAGTGAGTAATTAAGCTGGTATATATGTAGTGTTATGTATGTAAGTTCAACTTTGTGCTAGAGTGCATGATTGGGTTCAAGTGTATGTTATTAATTTGTTAATCAAAGGCATAAGTAATTGGTATGAGCTAGCTGCCTCCCaaataaatttgaaaacttTGACTCTACTATTGTATTATTTGTTCTCATTTACTACATTTAAATAATGCAACTTATCCAACTACTTTTATAATCTGTGGGGAGTCATTTGAAGACAGAAACCAGAACATGATATTCACATACATGCATTTAAGAGGTAAAAGGGAGAGGGCACTGAATCCAAGTTTGAGTAGCAGTGGCTACTATTGTTTGTTCATAAATAAACTACTGTGTATTCCAGGTCTATAATAATGTGTATAATTACTAAAATGCCCAGAGTGAAACTAAACATCCCAAATTAGCAAAGAAATTCAGAGACAGTAAAAAGAAGCAAGCTAGTTAGGAAAGAAGGTAATTAAAACGAGTTGAATTTGTAATTTGTGCACTTCTGAGGTCTGACTGTCTATTTATTGATCCATGAAGAGCTTATTAGGATCAATTTTGTTATTTATGCTTGATATGTAACAAAAAGGACAAAGCAATTTTAACATTCTGTtacaaaattactaaaattatacaACTATAGAAGTGTTTTCTCGCTGTGATGGTACTCTATCAGTGTATTGaagaaattattattataagttgataaaataattggaaaaaaaatcaatattagTTGCCAATTCTCAAATGAGAAATATTTatagacaaaaagaaaagaaaagaaaaagacttATTTTAGGTTGCAGGAACAATCTCTATTTTGTTATTACTATTTCCAATTGATCAACAACAGGCACCAATTTGCTTAGAAATATACAGATGCAGCACAAACAAAGTCAGGGTGAAAAACAAGATATATGCACCAATTGATTATTGTCTTCATCAGTCTTGCACTATCATATTGTCTTAtgtcttatatttttattatgatgCCTTTCTTTGGAAAGTTCACTCAGTTAATGTTTTTGAGAAGATGCTGATTAATAGAAAGACAAGGCCAGGTAGAGAATAAATTACAAGATACTTGGTTACAAAACCTCATAAAGAAATGATAGTTGGACCTCAACCAACTTAAAATCAAGATAACTCTGTTGTCATGCATTGATAATTCCATCCTTTTCGTTCTTCATTACCATCAAGGAGTAGTTTCGCTGTCCTTCTGCGAATCGAATACTTAGTTTTGCGTAGATTTCTTACATGTGCTGAGAATATCTGCATAGATTTTCAGTGCATTAAAGACATTCTTCTTCATGGAGGAAAGAATGTTTCTAGTTAAgtgtaaaaaattttatatatctcATATTCTATTATGTTTCAAATTTGTGAACTATCAGTTTGTAACTTTCATTTGAGTTTTGTTAACTAGTTTAATGATAATTGTTATATAGATAATGTAGTTTCTAAGTTGAAGGGAATCGAGTGCAGAGTGTAAGGATTATATGTAGTTTCTAATTTCTACAATTTAAACCCATCATTTTAAAATCATACGAAAAACCCCTCTGTTCCTTCTCTGCATTATTGATAAGATAttccaaaataattttacttCCCATATTGTCATGATTGCTTTTAATTGAACGATGATTTAGGACAATGATATGCTAATAATTGTTGCCCAGCTCAAGGAAAAATAAGTTTCCCTATTAGAAAATATgtaattgttatatatatatatatatatatatatatatatatatatatatcagcCTACTCCAATGCTACCATGTCCATACTCGAATTTATTCAACCTCTTAAATTAAGATCAAGTCAGTTAGCAAAAAAACTAAGAATACTAATTAATACAAGAGAAAGAAAGCTTTGGTAGAAAGAACACTTTATTACTCAAGTGTTTATTACAAATGATTCACACATGACTCACTCTAACTCTCATATTCTATTTATAGCCATCTACCTATGGATGGTTAGAATTAAATCTAATCAACGATCCAGATTAATCATGTAGAACATTCATTACAATTTACAAATATCTAACATACCACAACTTTCTAAATACTTTTAGATTATTTCATACTATTCTTCATATTTCTATATACATTAAGACTCTTCTAGAATATTCTATGACCTTCTAGAGTCTTCTAAAACTTTTTAAGGTATTTCGAAACCTTCCAAGACATTCTAGAACATTTCGAAATCATCTAAAGAATTCTCAAACACTTTAGCAAACTATACAAACATCATTAAATCTAAGTAACCTTCTAAAATTTACCGTGATACTATAGAAATATATTTGGtgtttcataaaaaatattatattattataaaaagtGTGATTATATGTTTATTGTAAGTGTGATTATTCTATTAAATTTATGacaagtttaattattctaataattaattatttaatcgaaaaatatatataaatcaatatgtataaatatacacctataatatttttttttattcagttATATACATGCATGTAAAGTATTTTTCATAACTTTTAGTacttatgaaaaaataaaaagaataaaagtcAAATTAGTAATCAAGGAATTTCAGATTAAACACTTtagtatttaataaatttttattattttaaaatattcaataattattttgtcatttaaattgatttttctattgcttttaaaaaatatactagataaataaatttttaataaatttagtatgagacaattaaactttaaaatattattataaaataaattaatttcttcCAACACATCAACAATCAATTCGTCTaacttctaaaaaaaaaaaattaaagtatgcgacataaaaatttttaaaattaaatgaagTGTTTCCTCTTAAAAAAACTCAACACGGAATCCTACATTAAAAGAGAGAAATTATTACCAtaatagaaaagaagaaagaaaaattttttaccaaaataataagaaaaagacTCCGCAATATTAATATAccatgctttttttttctttttttttattgtctAAAATCATAGGGAATAAGACCTCCCAGCATTTTGGACAGCAGTGTAACTAAGCGAAATAATTTGAGTCCAGCAGAATCCACATGAGACAGAGTTTGCAGAGTGAAATTATGTTGGAATCTGATTTCACCGAATGAGAGAAAAGTAGAAAACACAGGAATGGAATACATCCACCCATCACTCATCCTTGGACTTTACTTATACACTCCCACCAATCACAATTTCCGTAACAATTGGCCAAACATACTAACACATaaattttcaataatattattcatgcatcaagattttttttatatttgtaaaaaatacaattattattaaaatattatgtatttgtattatttttaattaacaaaacaaaaaatatatattagtgTTAAACTTTTTAGTAtgaataaaataacaaataatggTGCCACTATCTCTGTGTGTTTCTTCTCAAAATTATTATTGAGAGGagattttgtaataattttacTTCCCATATTGTTATCATCGCCTTTGAGTAATTCAGAATGATGGGTTTAGGACGGtgatatattaataatttttgccAAGTTCAAGGAAAAATAagctcctttttttttctctctttaaaATGTATTGTTATTCAGATAGCaattttgtttatgtttttaCTAATTTAGTATAAAAGACTTTAACAAAATGTTCACTTCCAAGTCCTAGCTTTTTAGGGACATAAATTCTTAACAAAATCTATTATATTATATTCTTAATGTTGTTCTTAGGTTCTTTTAACAACCGGTTCTTCTAAAATTTTGTCTTTAATGTTTAATTATATACCACTAAACACAATTCTTATCTTAAACATATGTTATTGGGATTAGAATTGCTAATGTTAGTTGTACATGTATAAGTAGAAATAACATAAACTTGATAAGTTTCATTTGGTTgtcttatattttatttaaaaaaaattgtttgttTCTAAGAAAGTATAGTCACTTAGACATACAAATTACTTGGTAAAagagtttttatactaaaattactaaaaatgattaaattagttaatatttaatgaaaaaGACCAAAAGTTTCTATAAATTGATAACTATATTCTTAGGTGAGTTAGGtcattttactttttatttgttCAAATTGACTATGAAACTCAAATTCTTATTGCTATTATTTTGTAAA includes:
- the LOC130960568 gene encoding putative disease resistance protein At3g14460 isoform X1, with the translated sequence MKGFDLKAWVCVSANFDIIETTENILKEILGDTFSVDDFNSPQYALKEELWNKKFFIVLDDVFSVDGDKWSNFMTPFQYGNKGSIVLLITQEENVVSAVKDCRPYFLNELSDDNCWSVFAENASFPESNGNKELESIGREIVKKCDGVPLVAGILGGLFRTRHDVDEWNKILRSAIWEFPVAKSKIIPALLISYFHLPADLKPCFLYCSLFPKGYFFHKDELILLWMAEDILQPPKRGYTLEEIGCKYFDELISRLFFKRVQGQDNYFVMHNILHDLAISLAGDYYCNLKELGEEAEIGILTQHLSFGRLNSPNSKILNSVASLKSLRTSLYVVDLFSMRSIASKLNCLRVLSFYELDVLPDLIGSLIHLHYLNLSWTNIKTLPESLCNLYSLQTLKLCECIKLTMLPRGMHKLVNLRHLDVRKTPLKEMPGGISKLKELQFLSDFVVGRQEENGIRELGGLSNLHGSLGIQKLENVVDANQARSAGIDKKHIDELLLKWSSDDDMVLINAQTEIQILDSLKPHNGLKELRIWGYKGPIFPDWLGHCYYENMTSVSLLDCKNCFMLPSLGHLPSLKSLRIQGFDQLRSIGEEFYKNEAPFPSLETLELYNMPWWEEWHFPGSETFPRLRKLQLRNCPMLKGKMLNAVFWGIVLKVPEGRREMILNSDTFSIKAMSINNLSYLQEIHISRCRSPLSFPDNCLPKSLQKLTIMDSRMLEFPQQQPQIKHDLVELQIQDSCDSLTSLSLDSFPKLKNLEISLCRNLESVSMSDTPHASLQRLTINGCHKLVSFAGEGLAAPNLTHLSVTYCDKLEAFPSHKNAFPSLHSLCIQACQKMCKVPEGGLPPNLKELVVEGSDELMKDLSWMANLVALTELTLDFCCVRSCTQVGLLPQLPSLTSLHLCYFQNLETLECNKLFCLTSLQQLHISYCPKLENMEGEELPPSLLLLTIEDCGLLGEHCKNKHQLIWPKIAHIPTIQVNGQQIS
- the LOC130960568 gene encoding putative disease resistance protein At3g14460 isoform X2; this translates as MEQDIKECYLGISGGEEVQGQDNYFVMHNILHDLAISLAGDYYCNLKELGEEAEIGILTQHLSFGRLNSPNSKILNSVASLKSLRTSLYVVDLFSMRSIASKLNCLRVLSFYELDVLPDLIGSLIHLHYLNLSWTNIKTLPESLCNLYSLQTLKLCECIKLTMLPRGMHKLVNLRHLDVRKTPLKEMPGGISKLKELQFLSDFVVGRQEENGIRELGGLSNLHGSLGIQKLENVVDANQARSAGIDKKHIDELLLKWSSDDDMVLINAQTEIQILDSLKPHNGLKELRIWGYKGPIFPDWLGHCYYENMTSVSLLDCKNCFMLPSLGHLPSLKSLRIQGFDQLRSIGEEFYKNEAPFPSLETLELYNMPWWEEWHFPGSETFPRLRKLQLRNCPMLKGKMLNAVFWGIVLKVPEGRREMILNSDTFSIKAMSINNLSYLQEIHISRCRSPLSFPDNCLPKSLQKLTIMDSRMLEFPQQQPQIKHDLVELQIQDSCDSLTSLSLDSFPKLKNLEISLCRNLESVSMSDTPHASLQRLTINGCHKLVSFAGEGLAAPNLTHLSVTYCDKLEAFPSHKNAFPSLHSLCIQACQKMCKVPEGGLPPNLKELVVEGSDELMKDLSWMANLVALTELTLDFCCVRSCTQVGLLPQLPSLTSLHLCYFQNLETLECNKLFCLTSLQQLHISYCPKLENMEGEELPPSLLLLTIEDCGLLGEHCKNKHQLIWPKIAHIPTIQVNGQQIS